GCGGCCGGGTGGCCTGCGGCGCACTGGCGGAGTCGCTGCCGCGGCTGCATGCCTTGCGGGTCCTCAGCTGGGACCGGGGAGGCGAGGTCACCATCCCGCCCCCGGCCATGCGCGCGGTCATGGCCGCGGCCCGGCGGCGTGGCGGCGTCGTGGTGGTGGACCTGCCGCGCAGGGTCGACGAGGCGGCCGCGGAAGCCCTCGGGCAGGTGGACATGGCCCTGCTGCTCATCCCTACGGAACTGCGCGCGGTAGCGGCGGCCCAACGGGTGGTGTCGGGGGTGCAGAAGGTCCTCGGCGATCTGCGGGTGGTGGCGCGCGGGACTCCCGGACGCCATGGGCACGGACTGCCGCCGGACGAGATCGCCCGCCTCATGGAGCTGCCACTCGCCGGTGAAGTGGCCTGGGAGGCAAGCCTGGTGGCGGATCTGGCGCGTGGCGTGCCACCGGGGGCGCAGGTGCGCGGACCGCTGGCGCGATTCTGCGCGGGGTTCTGGGGGCGCGTGACGGAGAGCGGCAGCGAAGGCGGCGGGGCGGGAGCCGCCGGGCCGCCGGGGGTCCGGCCCGGCAGCGGTCCGGGGCCGGAGCCGGAGCCGGGCGGTGGCCAGGTGGCCGGGGCGGGGTCGAGGCCCGGTGCGGTGTCGTGGCCGGTGGCCGAGCCCATGGGGTCCCGTGCAGCCGGCCGGGACGGGGAATGGTCATGAGCCAGGGCCAGGACTTGCTGGAGGTGGTGCGCAGACGGCTCGCCGAGGCCGGGGCGGAGCCCACGCCCGCCCGGGTGGCGGTGGCGCTGCGCGAGCAGGGGCGGCTCCTCGGGGATGCCGAAGTGCTGGGCGTGGTGGCCGCGTTGCGGTCCGAAATGGTGGGCAGCGGGCCGCTGGAACCCCTGCTGGCCGCGCCCGATGTCACGGACGTCCTGGTCACCGCGCCGGACGAGGTATGGGTGGACCGCGGCAGTGGGCTGGAGCGTACCGGCGTGCGTTTCCGGGACGCGGCAGAGGTGCGCAGGCTCGCCCAGAGACTGGCGGCGGTTGCCGGGCGGCGGCTGGACGATGCCCGGCCATGGGTGGACGCCCGGCTGCCGGACGGCACCCGGCTGCATGCGGTGCTGCCCCCGGTGGCGGTCGGCGGGACCTGTCTGTCGTTACGGGTGCTGCGGCCGCGGGCCTTCTCCCTTGCGGAACTGGTGGCGGCCGGCACGGTTCCGCCGGGCGGCGACCGGCTGCTCGCGGCTGTGCTGGCGGCCCGGCTGTCTTTTCTCATCAGCGGCGGTACGGGATCGGGAAAGACCACATTGCTCAGCACGCTGCTCGGGCTGGTCGGCCCGGCCGAGCGGATCGTCCTGGCCGAGGACTCGGCGGAGCTGCGGCCGGACCACCCCCATGTGGTGCGGCTGGAGAGCCGGCCGGCCAACCAGGAAGGCATCGGGCGGGTGACGCTGCGCGACCTCGTACGGCAGGCACTGCGGATGCGTCCGGACCGGCTGGTGGTGGGGGAGGTGCGCGGTGCCGAGGTCACGGACCTGCTGGCGGCGCTCAATACGGGCCACGAGGGTGGCTGCGGCACGGTCCATGCCAATGCGGCATGCGACGTCCCCGCGCGCCTGGAGGCCCTTGGTTCGGCGGCGGGCCTGGACCGCGCCGCGCTGCACAGCCAGCTGGCCGCCGCACTCTCCGTCGTCCTGCATCTGGTGCGCGATCGGACCGGCCGCCGCCGGATCGCCGAACTCCATGTCCTGGAGCGGGGCCGCGACGGATTCGTGGTGACCGTGCCGGCTGCCGTCTGGGGCCCCGACGGCTTCCAGGAGGCGCGGGGCTGGGAGCGGTTGCTGCGGCTGTGTGAGCGGAGCGAGGGCGGAGCCCGATGAGCGTGGTCGGTATGACGCCGGTGGCCGCGGTGCTCTGGGTGGTGGGGGCGGGCCGGCTGGTCAGCAGCCGTCGGGGCGACGTACGGCAACGGGCCCGGGCGCTGTTCGGGGGCGTCGGAGAGGCGGATCCGGAAGTGGGGTGGCGGGCCTGGCTGCGGGGTGAGGGGGTGCGGAAGTGGTGCGCGGGGCGGTTGGTCGAGGGGGAAGCGGGGCGGCGCTGGAGCTTCGGTCGCTGGGGGGACTGCGGGCGGGAAATCTGGTGTCTGCCGGCGGGGCTGGTGCCGGCGGTGACGGGCAGATCGGTCCTCCCGGTGCTCGCATCCGTGGTCGCCTTCTTCCTTGTCCGCCGCTGGCTGACCGCCCGCGGAGCGGCGCATGCACGGGGAGGGCGCTCTGCCGCGGTGATCGGGCTGTGTGCGGCGGTGGCGGGCGAGCTGCGGGCCGGACGGCAGCCCGCCCAGGCCCTGCTGGCTGCGGGCGCCCCGGGACTCGGTGCGGCCGGCTCGGCGGTGATGGCGGCCGCGCGGTACGGCGGGGACGTGCCCCGGGAGCTACG
This portion of the Streptomyces sp. 2114.4 genome encodes:
- the ssd gene encoding septum site-determining protein Ssd, which translates into the protein MAETTPSNGSVRTGGERGGPLIITEDERLLDDLLRLCAAAGALPEVAHGLPARRADWEAPPLVIVGGDCAPRMLGCARRAGVILTGGDADDPDLWRQAVALGAERVLALPDGERWLADRIADAVEGVGPPALTVGVIGGCGGAGASTLAGALAVTAARTGRRTLLVDGDPLGGGLDVLLGGEKEKGLRWPAFAESRGRVACGALAESLPRLHALRVLSWDRGGEVTIPPPAMRAVMAAARRRGGVVVVDLPRRVDEAAAEALGQVDMALLLIPTELRAVAAAQRVVSGVQKVLGDLRVVARGTPGRHGHGLPPDEIARLMELPLAGEVAWEASLVADLARGVPPGAQVRGPLARFCAGFWGRVTESGSEGGGAGAAGPPGVRPGSGPGPEPEPGGGQVAGAGSRPGAVSWPVAEPMGSRAAGRDGEWS
- a CDS encoding TadA family conjugal transfer-associated ATPase, giving the protein MSQGQDLLEVVRRRLAEAGAEPTPARVAVALREQGRLLGDAEVLGVVAALRSEMVGSGPLEPLLAAPDVTDVLVTAPDEVWVDRGSGLERTGVRFRDAAEVRRLAQRLAAVAGRRLDDARPWVDARLPDGTRLHAVLPPVAVGGTCLSLRVLRPRAFSLAELVAAGTVPPGGDRLLAAVLAARLSFLISGGTGSGKTTLLSTLLGLVGPAERIVLAEDSAELRPDHPHVVRLESRPANQEGIGRVTLRDLVRQALRMRPDRLVVGEVRGAEVTDLLAALNTGHEGGCGTVHANAACDVPARLEALGSAAGLDRAALHSQLAAALSVVLHLVRDRTGRRRIAELHVLERGRDGFVVTVPAAVWGPDGFQEARGWERLLRLCERSEGGAR
- a CDS encoding type II secretion system F family protein — its product is MSVVGMTPVAAVLWVVGAGRLVSSRRGDVRQRARALFGGVGEADPEVGWRAWLRGEGVRKWCAGRLVEGEAGRRWSFGRWGDCGREIWCLPAGLVPAVTGRSVLPVLASVVAFFLVRRWLTARGAAHARGGRSAAVIGLCAAVAGELRAGRQPAQALLAAGAPGLGAAGSAVMAAARYGGDVPRELRAAARLPGAGGLAGMAACWQVAVEGGAGLASGLERIAAGLRAQRDQRDDLRAQLAGPRATALMLALLPAGGLLMGSALGADPLRVLLHTPAGWGCLAVGGLLEWCGVAWTARIVAAAEDA